A stretch of the Vulcanisaeta souniana JCM 11219 genome encodes the following:
- the cas7a gene encoding type I-A CRISPR-associated protein Cas7/Csa2 → MAYSPYVKITGRFTVEVSALTGSGNIGNYNQVATAKIVVPDGNTYKVYDGASIITGNALKHWHAVYLAQEYVKLGGSLLNILCKHGVGLRGYKYTVNKMDADSLKSASADNEQDAIIDLCNDLHGFLIPDKQLKRDSLIEVSHAIPVLTIDNVENVVKFAVQHNRVVPKQVTKGESEGMMVFKQEYVSGPLYGFAMSMDLGWVLRPRYEGNGSIINLPNNANVDEERKRRIRASILAVLNMLMGSGSKQARSLPISKLNDLLVVVSDAPIPNLVHGAYPDYVKQSITILETYASIVNEAKVHVHCYGISECKSSTVPKNMSVKVHDNLKDLFNDVIKEGEDMVTEHK, encoded by the coding sequence ATGGCCTATTCACCTTACGTTAAGATTACTGGTAGATTTACGGTGGAGGTTTCCGCCCTAACTGGGTCAGGTAATATTGGTAATTATAACCAGGTGGCTACCGCTAAGATAGTTGTTCCAGATGGTAATACATATAAGGTTTATGATGGCGCATCCATAATTACGGGAAATGCCCTTAAGCATTGGCATGCTGTTTATCTTGCTCAGGAGTACGTGAAGTTAGGAGGCTCATTATTAAATATTCTATGCAAGCATGGGGTTGGATTAAGAGGATATAAATATACTGTAAATAAAATGGATGCTGATTCTCTCAAATCTGCTTCTGCTGATAATGAGCAAGATGCCATAATTGACCTTTGTAATGACTTACATGGGTTCTTGATACCTGATAAGCAACTTAAGAGGGATTCACTTATTGAGGTTAGTCATGCCATACCTGTGTTAACTATCGATAATGTTGAAAATGTCGTCAAGTTTGCAGTTCAGCATAATAGGGTTGTTCCTAAGCAGGTCACAAAAGGAGAAAGTGAAGGTATGATGGTGTTTAAGCAGGAATACGTGTCAGGGCCTTTATATGGCTTTGCCATGAGCATGGACCTTGGGTGGGTTTTGAGACCTAGATATGAAGGTAATGGCAGTATTATAAACTTACCTAATAATGCGAATGTTGATGAAGAGAGGAAGAGGAGGATCAGGGCATCAATTTTAGCGGTCCTTAATATGTTGATGGGTAGTGGTTCTAAGCAAGCGCGTTCGTTGCCTATAAGTAAATTGAATGATTTACTTGTTGTGGTTTCCGACGCACCAATACCTAACCTGGTACATGGTGCTTACCCTGACTATGTTAAGCAATCAATCACCATATTAGAGACCTACGCGTCTATCGTAAATGAAGCCAAGGTACACGTTCATTGCTATGGAATAAGCGAATGCAAATCTTCTACTGTGCCTAAAAACATGTCTGTGAAGGTTCACGATAATCTTAAGGATTTATTCAATGATGTTATTAAGGAGGGTGAGGACATGGTTACGGAGCACAAGTAG
- a CDS encoding CopY family transcriptional regulator: protein MEKLSVKKCVVVSVGLYPGNAKHALARAGPVGGDVVFLVNSEPRTVPEEVLRGGRRRQPMDTMEAIHSFINELDSEINIVDVWLDPRDGLVTSVAKLRSLIEGYAPCRVIIGMAGGFRWLSTALMFLALALVSVGPYVGITVDSVFAMLEEESPSVRALFRSVEERVIPWPVIPRLADLAFDEYRVIRLIGLGRHRAKDILNEYNKDCKKVSGCMSMAKIQRILVKLVRKRLIKYEKRGKAHHYELTPLGMMLVGIVKPSKAVHET from the coding sequence ATGGAGAAGTTGAGTGTTAAGAAGTGCGTGGTGGTTAGTGTTGGGCTTTATCCAGGTAATGCGAAGCATGCATTGGCTAGGGCCGGGCCTGTGGGTGGTGATGTGGTTTTTCTCGTGAATAGTGAGCCTAGGACTGTGCCTGAGGAGGTGCTTAGGGGTGGTAGGAGGAGGCAGCCCATGGATACCATGGAGGCTATTCACAGTTTTATCAATGAGTTGGATAGCGAGATTAATATTGTTGATGTTTGGCTTGACCCGAGGGACGGCCTTGTAACCAGTGTGGCCAAGCTCAGGTCGCTCATTGAGGGTTATGCTCCGTGTAGGGTCATTATTGGTATGGCTGGTGGATTTAGGTGGCTTAGTACGGCATTGATGTTCCTGGCCCTTGCCCTGGTCTCTGTGGGTCCTTATGTGGGTATTACAGTGGATAGTGTCTTCGCAATGCTTGAGGAGGAGAGCCCATCAGTTAGGGCCTTGTTTAGGAGCGTTGAGGAGAGGGTTATTCCCTGGCCCGTGATACCCAGGTTAGCTGACTTAGCGTTCGATGAGTACAGGGTTATTAGGCTAATAGGCCTTGGTAGGCATAGGGCTAAGGACATATTGAACGAGTACAATAAGGACTGTAAGAAGGTGAGTGGTTGCATGTCCATGGCCAAGATACAGAGAATACTCGTGAAGCTCGTTAGGAAGAGACTGATTAAGTATGAGAAAAGGGGTAAAGCGCACCACTATGAATTAACGCCGTTGGGCATGATGCTCGTGGGTATAGTAAAACCCAGCAAGGCAGTTCATGAGACTTAG
- the cas4 gene encoding CRISPR-associated protein Cas4, producing MDYIPISMIKEYTYCPRQAYLKIMIMKEPPTESMKYAKQVSNTENVIKSIREQGIEGEVSLEVPVKSAKLGIVGRVDAVVVNKNRAVIIEAKLNIGNKKKLYTRYSHVLAQATAYAMALEETMKVTVDKIIIINQEKETTITIRPTPNLRKWTERTIQDMRKHIQNQEPPPKTTNKAKCKACYFKDICPP from the coding sequence ATGGACTACATACCAATAAGCATGATAAAGGAATACACCTACTGCCCAAGACAGGCATACCTAAAGATAATGATAATGAAGGAACCACCAACCGAGTCCATGAAGTATGCGAAGCAGGTATCAAATACGGAGAATGTAATAAAGTCCATAAGAGAACAGGGAATAGAGGGAGAGGTAAGTCTAGAGGTGCCCGTGAAATCAGCAAAACTCGGCATAGTGGGCAGGGTAGATGCCGTGGTAGTGAATAAAAACAGGGCAGTAATAATAGAGGCAAAATTGAATATAGGGAATAAAAAGAAACTATATACAAGGTATAGCCACGTACTGGCACAGGCAACAGCATATGCAATGGCCCTTGAGGAAACAATGAAGGTTACCGTGGATAAAATAATAATCATAAACCAAGAAAAAGAAACAACAATAACAATAAGACCAACTCCAAACCTAAGAAAATGGACAGAAAGAACGATACAGGACATGAGAAAACACATACAAAACCAAGAACCACCACCAAAAACCACAAACAAGGCAAAATGCAAAGCCTGCTACTTCAAGGATATATGCCCGCCCTAA
- the cas2 gene encoding CRISPR-associated endonuclease Cas2 gives MYVLISYDISNNRRRLEIMNKLKAMGYVRVQRSLYIARGGNALAKDTARALTRLMDREDSVVILIIDGQTLNNAIKLGTANLAIPSEPTVI, from the coding sequence ATGTACGTACTGATATCATACGACATAAGCAATAATAGGAGGAGACTCGAGATAATGAACAAACTAAAGGCAATGGGCTACGTAAGGGTACAAAGAAGCCTATACATAGCAAGGGGCGGCAACGCCCTAGCTAAAGACACCGCCAGAGCACTAACAAGACTCATGGATAGGGAGGACTCCGTGGTAATACTGATCATTGATGGGCAAACCCTGAATAATGCAATAAAATTGGGCACGGCAAACCTAGCCATACCAAGCGAACCAACGGTGATATGA
- the cas1 gene encoding CRISPR-associated endonuclease Cas1, whose protein sequence is MVNEVYITDPGTRIIVRKGSVIIIGKDGNKQVLPPNTEEVIIATSRASITTKAIGILAMKGINLVLLNSFGDPVVTMLPPVINKTVMTRVKQYELFLNHELRLELARRLIACKIENQARLVRYFAKSRREPALNDIAYSISSMTTQLISMETSKLNPEVIEGIEAQAANKYWDVVASLLPSQLGFHGRDPEGTDPVNLALNYGYGILYSTMERYLIMAGLDPYLGVLHTIKSGKPSLVFDTVEVFRPVAVDKALIIDADNIKLSIINGFLDYDSRKAVARLILNNLNRDYINPRTSRKSSLTEIMKHEAWYLASMIRDGNVKDYECFTWVF, encoded by the coding sequence ATGGTTAACGAAGTATACATAACAGACCCAGGGACGAGGATAATCGTCAGGAAGGGTTCAGTGATAATAATAGGCAAAGACGGAAACAAGCAGGTGCTGCCGCCAAACACGGAGGAGGTAATAATCGCAACATCAAGGGCCTCAATAACAACAAAGGCAATTGGGATCCTGGCCATGAAGGGCATAAACCTAGTCCTCCTAAACTCATTTGGAGACCCCGTGGTAACAATGCTACCGCCGGTTATTAACAAGACCGTAATGACTAGGGTTAAGCAATACGAGTTATTCCTAAACCATGAATTGAGACTTGAGTTAGCCCGCAGACTAATTGCATGTAAGATTGAGAACCAGGCAAGGCTTGTCAGGTACTTCGCCAAGAGCCGTAGGGAACCAGCGCTAAATGACATTGCCTACTCAATATCATCAATGACAACGCAACTGATATCCATGGAAACCAGTAAGCTAAACCCAGAGGTTATTGAGGGCATCGAGGCACAGGCAGCCAATAAGTACTGGGACGTAGTGGCGTCACTATTGCCAAGCCAATTGGGGTTCCACGGCAGAGACCCAGAGGGTACTGACCCAGTGAACCTAGCCCTAAACTACGGCTACGGAATACTCTACTCAACCATGGAAAGATACCTAATAATGGCTGGATTGGACCCATACCTAGGCGTGCTCCACACAATAAAGAGCGGGAAGCCATCACTGGTCTTCGACACCGTTGAGGTATTTAGGCCAGTAGCCGTGGATAAGGCATTAATAATCGATGCAGACAATATAAAACTAAGTATAATTAACGGCTTCCTGGACTACGACTCAAGGAAGGCGGTGGCCAGGTTAATACTCAATAACCTAAACAGGGACTACATAAATCCACGAACAAGTAGAAAATCATCACTAACCGAGATAATGAAACACGAGGCTTGGTACCTAGCCTCAATGATTAGGGATGGTAATGTGAAGGATTACGAGTGCTTCACTTGGGTGTTCTAA
- the cas4a gene encoding type I-A CRISPR-associated protein Cas4/Csa1, whose amino-acid sequence MVLPRWVWDYIRTIMEGGSYAELRGWFRDPVAPRHSVRPTVSEVSSPCPTKRDAYLRRVAKIPMEDTEILRLGRLIHEIFLAPFRESIPLSQLDSRFENILNDYGELGNKYKTQLYEIYTKAITLALNARDEGIPTSVEPSIPGAPIGLSDVVKPDILVGFIPMELVTSSPTEELISRKDIAVTAYALAIEAWIGHPVDIGIVLHISINGKLRFTWRVVKIDDTLRRAFLDMRDDVARIIEHGDDPGPASSCPKTCPFYGVCHG is encoded by the coding sequence ATGGTGCTACCCAGGTGGGTTTGGGACTATATTAGGACAATAATGGAGGGCGGATCATACGCCGAATTAAGAGGCTGGTTTAGGGACCCAGTTGCGCCGAGGCACTCGGTTAGGCCAACGGTGTCCGAGGTCTCATCACCATGCCCAACAAAACGCGACGCGTACCTAAGGCGTGTTGCTAAAATACCCATGGAAGACACGGAGATCCTAAGGCTCGGTAGATTAATTCACGAGATCTTCCTAGCCCCATTTAGGGAATCAATACCGCTCTCTCAACTAGACAGTAGGTTTGAGAATATCCTAAATGACTACGGTGAACTAGGTAATAAGTACAAGACGCAGCTCTATGAAATCTACACCAAGGCAATTACCTTGGCACTCAATGCCCGCGATGAAGGAATACCAACCAGCGTTGAACCATCAATACCAGGCGCCCCAATTGGCCTCTCCGACGTCGTTAAGCCAGACATACTCGTAGGATTCATACCAATGGAGTTAGTGACCTCATCACCAACGGAGGAATTAATTAGCAGGAAGGATATAGCGGTTACGGCATATGCACTAGCCATAGAGGCCTGGATCGGCCACCCAGTGGACATCGGCATAGTACTCCACATAAGTATTAACGGCAAACTAAGATTCACCTGGAGGGTAGTTAAGATAGACGACACATTGAGGAGGGCCTTCCTAGACATGAGGGATGATGTGGCTAGAATCATTGAGCATGGAGATGACCCAGGACCAGCAAGTTCTTGCCCGAAGACCTGCCCATTCTATGGTGTCTGCCATGGTTAA
- the vapB gene encoding type II toxin-antitoxin system VapB family antitoxin, with product MIYLTTTVISVRVREEVKRLLEEGGIDVNEEVRRFLEDLALKVKIRRYVSMWDELLENIKPSEEGFSVGSVREDREGH from the coding sequence GTGATTTACTTGACAACTACGGTAATCAGCGTCAGGGTTAGGGAGGAGGTTAAGAGATTGCTTGAGGAGGGTGGTATTGATGTTAATGAGGAGGTTAGGAGGTTCCTTGAGGACCTTGCGTTGAAGGTTAAGATTAGGAGGTATGTCTCCATGTGGGATGAGCTGTTGGAAAATATTAAACCGAGTGAGGAGGGGTTTTCAGTGGGCTCTGTGAGGGAGGATCGTGAGGGTCATTGA
- a CDS encoding type II toxin-antitoxin system VapC family toxin, with amino-acid sequence MRVIDSSALIKYFTRETGWERVRDLMLDGVMTVDLAIKEVANALWRKIIRGEVDYNIVLTIMRTLLEEAIPIIDQRKYVIRALELAVKYRITVYDAIFIVLALEQNMELITSDDAQADVAGKVGVRVILV; translated from the coding sequence GTGAGGGTCATTGACTCATCAGCCCTTATAAAGTACTTCACCCGCGAGACCGGTTGGGAAAGGGTTAGGGATTTAATGTTGGATGGCGTGATGACGGTTGATTTAGCCATTAAAGAGGTAGCGAATGCACTGTGGAGGAAGATTATCAGGGGCGAGGTGGACTATAATATCGTACTTACCATCATGAGGACCTTACTTGAGGAGGCCATACCAATAATTGATCAAAGAAAGTACGTAATAAGGGCCCTTGAACTTGCCGTGAAGTACAGGATCACTGTGTACGATGCAATATTCATAGTACTAGCCCTGGAGCAAAATATGGAACTTATAACCAGTGATGATGCCCAAGCTGATGTGGCTGGGAAAGTCGGTGTTAGGGTAATCCTAGTTTAA
- a CDS encoding AAA family ATPase encodes MHRPNNVLGKGYKTGVPPVTGMSPVSCGFFDTRPKVSRDFVFGRDDVINEVERLLNSGFWPVILGPRRVGKTTVMRVVINELGGIYIDVSTIMGLKGLGLRLIDEVKRLNIRVKLNLAMLQLDIERRPMVIIEGLIRELGDVVIGIDEVQNIISPKLPSLLSVAYNESRVRFIFSGSLVGTTRLIMKSPESLGRPLIRFELRPFTREQSIEFLRISSRNCGINISDIEIENAVNEFDGIVGWLTYYGSLRSSGKSHPEAMEALRSIAREVIKDELSKLGRYELVTYRALATLSRARWIEIKRLAESLIGHSIDDKTFTTGLKALVNMYMVREVERGIYEVIDGYMARLVREYGV; translated from the coding sequence ATGCATAGACCCAATAATGTGCTTGGTAAGGGATATAAAACTGGTGTTCCACCAGTTACTGGTATGTCACCAGTTTCCTGCGGATTCTTTGACACTAGGCCTAAGGTTAGTAGGGATTTTGTATTTGGTAGGGATGATGTGATTAATGAGGTTGAACGCTTATTGAATAGCGGCTTTTGGCCTGTCATTCTTGGTCCTAGGAGGGTTGGTAAGACTACGGTTATGAGGGTTGTGATTAATGAACTCGGTGGTATCTATATTGATGTATCAACAATAATGGGGCTTAAGGGCCTTGGACTTAGGCTCATTGATGAGGTTAAGAGACTGAACATTAGGGTTAAGCTTAACCTAGCCATGCTTCAGTTAGATATTGAGAGAAGGCCCATGGTAATTATTGAGGGCTTGATCAGGGAGTTGGGCGATGTTGTTATTGGTATTGACGAGGTTCAGAACATAATTAGTCCGAAGCTTCCCTCTCTTCTCTCCGTGGCTTATAACGAGTCCAGGGTTAGGTTTATCTTTAGCGGTTCTCTCGTTGGTACCACACGCCTAATAATGAAGAGCCCCGAGTCCCTGGGCAGACCATTGATTAGATTTGAGCTTAGGCCCTTCACCAGGGAACAGTCCATTGAATTCCTGAGAATTAGCTCGAGGAACTGTGGCATTAATATTAGTGACATCGAGATTGAGAATGCAGTAAATGAATTTGACGGCATTGTTGGTTGGTTAACGTACTACGGAAGTCTCAGGTCGAGTGGTAAGAGCCATCCAGAGGCCATGGAGGCCCTGAGGAGCATTGCCAGGGAGGTTATTAAGGATGAACTCAGTAAGTTGGGCAGGTATGAGTTAGTTACTTACAGGGCGTTGGCCACGTTGAGTAGGGCCAGGTGGATTGAGATTAAGAGACTTGCTGAATCCCTAATTGGGCATTCAATAGATGATAAGACCTTCACCACGGGCCTAAAGGCCCTGGTTAACATGTACATGGTTAGGGAAGTTGAGCGAGGTATTTACGAGGTTATTGATGGATACATGGCCAGGCTAGTCCGTGAATACGGTGTTTAA
- a CDS encoding NTPase, translating into MLRILITGQPGVGKTTLIKRLADHARSMGIGIYGFITTEVREGGSRIGFKIIDINSGKETWLAHVSLFAGGPTVGRYNVNLKAMDEVGIPAIRAASPGSLLVIDEIGKMELIHNGFLRTLEETVNNVHILGTIYMAYRTNRPVASFVSKYGFRVITLTKVNRDQVLNDLTRELDKEIKPVQ; encoded by the coding sequence ATGCTAAGGATATTAATCACGGGACAACCAGGCGTGGGCAAGACAACACTGATCAAGAGGTTGGCTGATCACGCAAGGTCAATGGGCATTGGAATTTATGGCTTCATAACCACGGAGGTCAGGGAGGGCGGTTCAAGGATTGGCTTCAAGATAATCGACATTAACAGCGGCAAGGAGACTTGGTTAGCGCACGTTAGCCTATTTGCCGGCGGACCAACGGTCGGTAGGTACAACGTCAATTTAAAGGCCATGGATGAAGTCGGGATACCGGCAATCAGGGCAGCAAGCCCAGGTTCACTACTGGTTATTGATGAGATCGGTAAGATGGAACTAATACACAACGGCTTCCTGAGGACCCTTGAGGAGACTGTAAATAACGTTCACATCCTCGGCACAATATACATGGCCTACAGGACCAATAGGCCCGTGGCATCCTTCGTGAGCAAGTACGGGTTTAGGGTCATTACGTTAACCAAGGTTAATAGGGACCAGGTACTCAATGATTTAACCAGGGAGTTAGATAAGGAGATCAAGCCGGTACAGTGA
- a CDS encoding phosphate uptake regulator PhoU, whose product MVEEEVRKVVASGRSSIAITIPKKWVSALGIGAGSHVLLRFMGDHVAVIPLGRTVRGSGANNVIEVDRDNPDYVLRKLITQYLKGIDEVRVKFGGYADVKDEIKELVRERISGAEVIEESSDHLVLRFVTPIPEIPIKRLINRMMLTVLGMLRDSLDILRGSGIETEDIINRDNEVDRLYLLIERLVMMGITDQSILSKLGAGSSRELVNTLMVSKSIERAGDHAWRIAQIIGEAHQMCCKLSELHISNSVVELGLNSTDILREAVIAFINGDVNDAMEVLDRRVNMRGKSIEVIKSIYGSGLHVDVGGRLMMIVESIRRISEYSYDVAEITLDTYG is encoded by the coding sequence GTGGTTGAGGAGGAGGTTAGGAAGGTTGTGGCTTCGGGTAGGTCTTCAATAGCCATTACAATACCCAAGAAGTGGGTCTCTGCACTGGGCATTGGTGCTGGTTCCCACGTTCTTCTTAGGTTCATGGGTGATCACGTGGCTGTGATACCCCTGGGACGCACTGTCCGTGGTTCCGGCGCCAACAACGTCATTGAGGTTGATAGGGATAACCCTGACTACGTGCTTAGGAAGTTGATTACACAGTACCTTAAGGGCATTGATGAGGTTAGGGTTAAGTTCGGTGGTTATGCTGATGTTAAGGACGAAATTAAGGAATTGGTTAGGGAGAGGATTTCCGGGGCTGAGGTTATTGAGGAGAGTAGTGACCACCTTGTCCTTAGGTTCGTAACACCAATACCCGAGATACCGATTAAGAGATTGATAAATAGGATGATGCTTACCGTACTTGGCATGCTTAGGGACTCCCTGGACATACTACGGGGATCAGGTATAGAAACTGAGGATATAATTAATAGGGATAATGAGGTTGACAGGCTGTACCTACTCATTGAGAGGTTGGTTATGATGGGCATCACCGATCAGTCGATCCTTTCGAAGCTAGGGGCCGGTAGTTCCAGGGAGCTCGTTAACACGTTGATGGTTTCCAAGTCCATAGAGAGGGCTGGTGACCACGCCTGGAGGATCGCGCAAATAATAGGTGAGGCGCATCAAATGTGCTGCAAACTTAGTGAGCTACACATCTCAAATAGTGTGGTTGAACTTGGCCTGAATTCCACTGATATCCTTAGGGAGGCCGTGATAGCCTTCATAAATGGCGATGTCAATGATGCCATGGAGGTCCTGGATAGGAGGGTTAACATGAGGGGTAAGAGTATTGAGGTTATTAAGTCGATTTATGGCAGCGGCCTTCATGTAGACGTGGGTGGTAGGTTGATGATGATTGTGGAGAGCATCAGGAGGATTTCCGAGTATAGTTATGACGTTGCTGAGATAACCCTTGACACGTATGGGTAA
- a CDS encoding class I SAM-dependent methyltransferase encodes MSSIPIFNRYARDYDNWYMKHANTAESEVRAVSMLVPGGLGIEIGVGSGFFAGRVGIPIGLEPAMAMAELARDRGVDVFVGVGESMPLRDSSFDYAVIVVTICFLDNPRKTLAEVYRILKPSGRLITCIVPRNSEHGRYYMELGRRGHRFYTVAHFYTIHELKEVLGSLGFSVNDRAIAVLSRGVGDYFEEPRSVGLTEAENYGFACIEAVHGITEA; translated from the coding sequence ATGTCATCAATACCAATATTCAATAGGTATGCCAGGGACTACGATAATTGGTACATGAAGCACGCGAACACGGCCGAGTCCGAGGTTAGGGCAGTCTCAATGCTAGTGCCTGGCGGTCTCGGTATTGAAATCGGTGTCGGCAGTGGGTTCTTTGCAGGTAGGGTTGGTATACCAATTGGTCTAGAGCCCGCCATGGCAATGGCCGAGTTAGCTAGGGATAGAGGTGTTGATGTTTTTGTTGGTGTTGGCGAGTCCATGCCGCTCAGGGATTCGTCATTCGACTACGCAGTCATTGTGGTAACCATATGCTTTCTCGATAACCCGAGGAAGACCCTCGCGGAGGTTTACAGGATTCTTAAGCCCAGTGGTAGGTTGATTACCTGCATTGTGCCGAGGAATAGCGAGCACGGTAGGTACTACATGGAGTTGGGCAGGAGGGGTCACAGATTCTACACCGTGGCTCATTTCTATACGATTCATGAACTTAAGGAGGTACTGGGGTCCCTAGGTTTTTCCGTAAATGATAGGGCCATTGCAGTGCTATCCAGAGGCGTTGGTGATTATTTCGAGGAACCCAGGTCAGTTGGGTTGACTGAGGCTGAGAACTATGGGTTTGCATGCATTGAGGCCGTGCATGGGATCACTGAGGCTTAG
- a CDS encoding SufB/SufD family protein, translated as MSIKWFSELRDRARELAQKIPYQQIRDSPSVKYYTDWNAFERCIEPSPGVIADSPTINLPTELNVVSMNGIVSTINTPGGINVISLEELNNELGKLILKSIDISESKALARHAANLVGGAYIEIDNDLDKPLKIGIAAATKSPVLLPTHYTILVNDNIKASLSLFMLGAGGCPSTTAEIYLGEGSRLNILTVGMHEQVPSYALIKVIMGNDAEITARTLLIGGAMNHHREDYVLQGRNSSINHLGLEVGYGKSRIDYQVNIMHTGEKGTSYSRVLGIARDKSFVIHRALGRITDSAKWSDTSVEGKVFIMNEGAYAASVPIIMVDTGDVNGARHSAADASPDEDQVNYLRLRGIGRDEVTDLIIHEMISQFIESLPTEYSADAETLRSLIMSRILAKPQ; from the coding sequence ATGAGCATTAAGTGGTTCAGTGAATTAAGGGACAGGGCAAGGGAGCTAGCGCAGAAAATACCCTATCAGCAAATCAGGGACTCACCATCAGTCAAATACTACACTGACTGGAACGCCTTTGAGAGATGTATTGAACCAAGTCCAGGTGTGATTGCTGACTCACCCACAATTAACCTACCCACTGAATTAAATGTAGTGTCGATGAATGGTATCGTAAGCACTATAAACACCCCAGGAGGCATCAACGTAATATCTCTCGAAGAACTCAATAACGAGTTAGGCAAACTAATCCTTAAGTCCATTGACATTTCGGAGTCCAAAGCATTGGCTAGGCACGCAGCCAACCTAGTTGGTGGTGCATACATTGAGATCGATAATGACCTGGACAAGCCGCTCAAGATAGGGATTGCCGCGGCAACGAAGAGCCCCGTACTGCTGCCTACCCACTATACCATACTTGTGAACGACAACATCAAGGCGTCACTAAGCCTATTCATGCTTGGAGCTGGTGGTTGCCCATCAACGACTGCGGAGATTTACCTAGGCGAGGGCTCAAGACTTAACATACTTACTGTGGGAATGCATGAGCAGGTACCATCCTATGCATTAATCAAGGTTATTATGGGTAACGACGCCGAGATAACCGCAAGAACCCTCCTAATCGGTGGCGCCATGAACCACCATAGGGAGGACTACGTACTACAGGGCAGGAACTCCAGCATCAATCACTTGGGTCTTGAGGTTGGTTATGGTAAATCAAGGATTGATTACCAAGTGAATATAATGCACACCGGCGAAAAAGGAACAAGTTACTCAAGGGTTCTAGGAATAGCCAGGGATAAGTCCTTCGTAATACATAGGGCGTTGGGCAGGATCACGGATAGCGCCAAGTGGAGCGACACCAGTGTTGAGGGTAAGGTATTCATAATGAATGAGGGCGCCTACGCGGCCTCAGTACCCATAATCATGGTGGACACGGGCGACGTGAACGGCGCAAGGCACAGCGCAGCCGATGCCTCACCAGACGAGGACCAGGTAAACTACCTCAGGCTCAGGGGAATAGGTAGGGATGAGGTTACGGACTTAATAATTCATGAAATGATCTCCCAATTCATAGAGTCCCTACCCACCGAGTATTCAGCGGATGCAGAGACCCTAAGATCACTAATAATGAGCAGAATACTGGCTAAGCCTCAGTGA